The Deltaproteobacteria bacterium DNA window ACCAGCCCGACAAAGGCACCATCGAGTTCGACGGCAGGCGCATCGACGGCCTGGACACCGACAAAATCGTACGGATGGGCATCACGCTGGTCCCGGAGGGACGCGAGGTGTTCGAAGAGCTCACTGTCAGGGAAAACCTGATGATGGGGGCCTACATCCGCAACGACAAACAGGGCGTCGATGCCGATTTCGACCGTGTTTTCAACTATTTTCCCATTTTGAAACAGCGCATCAACCAGTGGGCCGGGACCCTGTCCGGCGGCGAGCAGCAGATGCTGGCCATCGGCCGGGCCCTGATGAGCCGTCCCAAATTGCTGTTTCTGGACGAGCCTTCCCTGGGGCTGTCGCCGATTTTGGTAAAAGAGATATTCGAAATTATCAAGACCATCAACGGCGAGGGGGTCACCATCCTGCTGGTGGAGCAGAACGCCAGGATGGCTCTGGGAGTCTCCCAGACCGGCCTGATCCTGGAAAACGGACGCTTCGTCATGAAGGGAAAATCGTGCGATCTGATGGAGGACAAGGACGTCAAGGAGTTCTACATGGGCGTCAAGTCGGAAGCCTCCGCCAAGGGCTACCAGCGCTGGAAGCGGAAGAAGGCCTGGCGCTAAAAGCGCGTGCCACGCTTTTAGTGACCGTGGCTGCGCCACTATATTAATGATTGGATATTGGAAATTCAGTTTTAGGGCAAAATAATATGACTGACAGTGACAATTACTCGGTTCCGGCCAAGTTCAAGGAAGCGGTTGCCCGCTGGGGCGATCGGGTGGCCATGCGCAAAAAGGAATTCGGCCTGTGGCACGACATCACCTGGAACGATTACGACCACCGGGTGTCCTGCGTGGCCTACGGCTTGATGGCCCTGGGTCTTGCGAAAGGCGACTGTGCCTCGATTATCGGCGACAACTGTCCGGAATGGGTCTACGCCGACCTGGGGATCCAGTGCTGCGGCGCGGCCACGGTGGGCGTGTATGCCACCAATGCCTGGCAGCAGGTGGCGTATGTGGTCTCCAATTCCAATTCCAGGGTGCTTTTCGTGGAAAACGAGGAACAACTGGACAAGTGGCTGCATTTCAAGGACGAGGCGACAACCCTTGAAAAGGTCGTTGTCTGGGACACCGAAGGGCTGCGGGGATTTGAAGACCCCAAGGTCATGACCTTCGACGATCTGCTGGAATTGGGCGAAAAGGAGATGCAGGCCCACCCGGGACGGCTGGACAAACGCATCCGGGAAATCGGGCCGGAAGACCTTTCCGTGCTCATCTACACCTCGGGCACCACCGGCCCCCCCAAAGGCGCCATGCTCACCCATAAAAACTGCGTCTGGATGGGAACGGCCATCACGTCCAACAACCCCATGTTCGACAACGATGAAATCATGTCCTTTTTGCCGCTCTGCCACATCTTCGAACAGCTCTTCACCGTGCTGGCGCACATGGACGTGGGGCACATCGTCAACTTCATCGAAAGCCTGGAAACGGTGACCGACAACATGGTGGAAATTTCCCCCACGGTCGGTCATGCCGTGCCGCGCATCTGGGAAAAGTACTATTCCGCTATCATGATCCGCATGGCGGACGCCACCTGGTTCAAACGCCAGGTATTCAATTACGCCCTGAACGTAGGAAAAAAACGCGCCAGCCTGATCATGGACTTCAAACCCGTGCCGGCCATGCTGGCGCTGCAGTACAAACTGGCCCACTTTGTCGTCTTCCGCAAGCTCAAGGAACGCCTGGGCTTCGATCGCTTCCGCGTGGCCTATTCCGGCGCCGCCCCCATCGCACCGGAAATCCTGCACTTCTTTCACTCCATCGGCGTCAATCTGGTCGAGGGGTACGGTCAGACCGAGGGCACAGGCGTCACCACCACCTCTAAAATCGGCGAAGTCAAGTTCGGCACCGTGGGCACCCCCTTGGAAGGGGTCCAGATAAAGATCGCCGAAGACGGCGAGATTCTGGTCAAGTCGCCGGGTGTCTTCAAGGGGTACTACAACAACCCCGAGGCGACCGCCGAAACCATCGTGGACGGGTGGCTGCACTCGGGCGACGTGGGCAGCATCGACGAAAACGGCTACCTGACCATCACCGACCGCAAGAAAGACATCATCGTCACCGCCGGCGGCAAGAACATCACCCCGCAGTACATCGAAAACAAGATGAAGGCCAGCCTCTACATCAACGACGCCGTGGTCATCGGCGACAAGCGCAAGTTTCTGAGCTGTCTGATCATCATCGACGAAGACAACGTGGTCAAGTTCGCCCAGGACAACAAGGTCCAGTTTTCCACCTACGGGGATCTGACGGCAAGCGAGGAGGTCCGGA harbors:
- a CDS encoding ABC transporter ATP-binding protein, with protein sequence MSALLEIKNIETYYDLIYAIRGASLTVEEGSITAILGNNGAGKSTILKTVMGLIEDQPDKGTIEFDGRRIDGLDTDKIVRMGITLVPEGREVFEELTVRENLMMGAYIRNDKQGVDADFDRVFNYFPILKQRINQWAGTLSGGEQQMLAIGRALMSRPKLLFLDEPSLGLSPILVKEIFEIIKTINGEGVTILLVEQNARMALGVSQTGLILENGRFVMKGKSCDLMEDKDVKEFYMGVKSEASAKGYQRWKRKKAWR
- a CDS encoding AMP-binding protein; this translates as MTDSDNYSVPAKFKEAVARWGDRVAMRKKEFGLWHDITWNDYDHRVSCVAYGLMALGLAKGDCASIIGDNCPEWVYADLGIQCCGAATVGVYATNAWQQVAYVVSNSNSRVLFVENEEQLDKWLHFKDEATTLEKVVVWDTEGLRGFEDPKVMTFDDLLELGEKEMQAHPGRLDKRIREIGPEDLSVLIYTSGTTGPPKGAMLTHKNCVWMGTAITSNNPMFDNDEIMSFLPLCHIFEQLFTVLAHMDVGHIVNFIESLETVTDNMVEISPTVGHAVPRIWEKYYSAIMIRMADATWFKRQVFNYALNVGKKRASLIMDFKPVPAMLALQYKLAHFVVFRKLKERLGFDRFRVAYSGAAPIAPEILHFFHSIGVNLVEGYGQTEGTGVTTTSKIGEVKFGTVGTPLEGVQIKIAEDGEILVKSPGVFKGYYNNPEATAETIVDGWLHSGDVGSIDENGYLTITDRKKDIIVTAGGKNITPQYIENKMKASLYINDAVVIGDKRKFLSCLIIIDEDNVVKFAQDNKVQFSTYGDLTASEEVRNLIEGEIKAVNASLSRVEQIKKFTILPKKLYEEDGEVTPTMKVKRKFINEAFGDLIEAMY